A window of Ignavibacterium sp. contains these coding sequences:
- a CDS encoding two-component regulator propeller domain-containing protein, with protein MIRLQLKIYIIILFLEVSTLSVSFGQSLIFNHLTIGDGLSNNAINAIIQNREGFIWVGTDDGLNRYDGYSFKTYRHILKDSSSISDNGIWCLLEDRSGFIWIGTKNGKLNRYDPFKDIFKHWRLPSDIVRENSIRSLFEDHNGFIWIGTYKSGLYRFDPTTEEIKHWKSIAGDRKSLSNNYVTGIVEDSDYNIWISTYNGFNKLIEVNSEIYFEKYFKDSLNENSISSNIIWSITKSKIDPALLWLGTSEGLTSFNTKTKVFKQIPIPNPGKLQFGESAGNVIEEFSGNEKILWADSYAGLLRIDLSDGRITRFINDEKNPKSIISNQINGLLKDRSGVIWIVTQNGISYFSEKSLKFNNLQSASENGFDYNLLNNKSVNAITLDSHNTIWFGTNKGLYFLDGKSNNKFIQKYKALGDINIWSLTEGNQNELWIGTYGYGIVKLHTATGRIEKINPDLPQTRVASANFNRVVYSDNKKDIWVGYWGIGLGRINSSDNKFEIWQNAGNQITESLSHNDVWAIYQDRKGRMWIGTNGGGLNLLVEERSGKFLKWMADDDGLSSNSINAITESTNKKYASDDKTVLWIATDNGLNKFTINDSAADIFFDNSKIEIKQYSSKQGLLNNSIKAIVEDDNGNLWLTTGKGISLFDVEKEIFLNFNNADGIFDGDFNTSSILKDNNGKIYAGSVKGLNVFIPQNIKLSSFNPPIVFTNFQIFNQPVKIGENSPIKNELNKSKLIELSYSQNVFSFEFAALDYNSSESIQYKYFMEGFDEKWIESGSRRYVTYTNLSPGEYHFKVKSTNADGVWQDNTTELKIIIASPWWATSWAYTIYVLIIVIGLYVIRRFELNRTKLKNILKMREYEAIKQKELDETKSRFFANLSHEFRTPLMLIKGPLEQLMNDESNIKNIDRYKLIHRNTENLQLLIDQLLELTQLETASIPLKAKLENLSNQIRGLAYSFKSFADKKNINLAFKSVEDSVIAWIDSDKLEKIINNLLSNALKFTPEGGSVTVELVKKILNGKKYAEITISDTGIGIPKQKIDKIFDRFYQVDDSIQRAYGGSGIGLALVKELVDLHRWEISVSSETNKGTEFILLIPLWDDYLDEDQKVKSEFLNYSLVTSEKNSSFEENDHKDSDEIENDETANNKSSILIVEDSSDVRLYLIDLLKSDYTLFEAANGKEGITVAKEKIPDLIISDVMMPEMDGMEFCSKIKSDFLTSHIPVIMLTAKASGESKIQGLETGADDYLTKPFSSKELFVRIKNLLEQRKLLREKFSKEINPVLQKVTSNSLDEEFLQKAFSLVEKNIDNVNFDTETFAKEMFLSRMQLHRKLEAITGQTPGDFIRTFRLKRAAQLLKENRLSVTQIAYAVGYNSPSQFSRAFSKQFNCTPTEYLNT; from the coding sequence ATGATCCGGCTTCAATTAAAAATCTACATAATAATCTTATTCTTAGAAGTTTCAACTCTTTCGGTAAGCTTTGGACAATCTTTAATTTTCAATCACTTGACAATTGGCGATGGTCTATCCAATAATGCAATAAATGCAATTATACAGAACAGAGAAGGTTTTATCTGGGTCGGAACAGATGACGGTTTAAATCGTTATGACGGTTACAGTTTTAAAACATACCGACATATACTAAAAGATTCTTCCTCCATATCAGACAACGGGATTTGGTGCTTATTAGAAGATCGTTCCGGTTTTATTTGGATAGGGACAAAAAATGGCAAACTCAATAGATATGACCCCTTTAAAGATATCTTTAAACATTGGCGGCTTCCGTCAGATATTGTTCGGGAAAATTCTATACGTTCTCTATTTGAAGATCATAATGGATTTATCTGGATAGGTACTTATAAAAGTGGGTTGTACAGATTTGATCCCACAACGGAAGAAATAAAGCACTGGAAAAGCATTGCCGGAGATCGTAAAAGCTTAAGCAACAATTATGTAACCGGAATAGTTGAGGATTCTGATTATAATATCTGGATAAGTACTTACAACGGTTTTAACAAACTTATCGAGGTTAATTCTGAGATTTATTTTGAAAAATATTTTAAAGACTCTTTAAATGAAAATAGTATTTCAAGCAATATTATCTGGTCAATTACAAAATCAAAAATTGATCCTGCATTACTCTGGCTTGGAACTTCAGAAGGCTTAACAAGTTTTAATACAAAAACTAAAGTATTCAAGCAGATACCAATTCCAAATCCAGGTAAATTGCAATTTGGAGAGTCTGCAGGTAATGTTATCGAAGAATTTTCTGGCAATGAAAAAATTTTGTGGGCTGATTCTTATGCCGGATTATTAAGAATTGACCTAAGCGACGGCAGAATAACCAGATTTATAAATGATGAAAAAAATCCTAAAAGTATAATAAGCAATCAGATTAACGGATTACTAAAAGATCGTTCAGGTGTGATATGGATAGTCACACAAAACGGTATAAGCTATTTTTCAGAGAAAAGTTTAAAGTTTAATAATTTACAATCTGCATCAGAAAACGGATTTGATTATAATCTATTAAATAATAAAAGTGTTAACGCAATAACTTTAGATTCCCATAATACAATCTGGTTCGGAACAAACAAGGGACTTTACTTTCTTGATGGCAAATCGAATAATAAATTTATTCAAAAATATAAGGCACTCGGCGACATAAACATCTGGTCTCTTACGGAAGGCAATCAAAATGAATTATGGATCGGAACATATGGTTACGGTATTGTAAAATTACATACTGCTACCGGCAGAATAGAAAAAATTAATCCAGACCTTCCTCAAACCAGAGTAGCTTCAGCAAATTTTAATAGAGTTGTTTACAGTGATAATAAAAAAGATATCTGGGTAGGATATTGGGGCATTGGTCTTGGGCGGATAAACAGTTCAGACAATAAATTTGAGATATGGCAAAATGCCGGAAATCAAATCACGGAAAGTTTAAGCCATAATGATGTTTGGGCAATTTATCAGGATCGAAAAGGAAGAATGTGGATTGGCACTAATGGCGGCGGCTTAAATTTACTAGTTGAAGAGCGTAGTGGAAAATTTTTAAAGTGGATGGCTGATGACGATGGCTTAAGCAGTAATAGTATTAATGCGATTACTGAATCCACAAATAAAAAGTATGCGTCTGATGATAAAACAGTTTTATGGATTGCTACAGACAACGGACTGAATAAATTTACAATTAATGATTCCGCTGCGGATATATTTTTTGATAATTCTAAAATTGAAATTAAACAGTATTCGTCCAAACAAGGATTGTTAAATAATTCAATAAAAGCTATCGTAGAAGATGATAATGGTAATTTATGGTTAACCACCGGGAAAGGAATTTCCCTTTTTGATGTTGAAAAAGAAATCTTTTTAAACTTTAATAATGCAGATGGAATATTCGACGGCGATTTTAATACTTCATCAATCTTAAAGGATAATAACGGTAAAATTTATGCTGGCAGTGTAAAAGGACTTAATGTTTTTATTCCCCAAAATATTAAACTCTCTTCTTTCAACCCGCCAATTGTTTTTACGAATTTTCAGATATTTAATCAGCCGGTAAAAATAGGTGAGAACTCACCGATCAAGAATGAGTTAAATAAATCAAAATTAATTGAGCTTTCTTACAGTCAAAATGTTTTCTCTTTTGAATTTGCAGCTCTTGATTATAATTCATCAGAATCAATTCAGTATAAATATTTTATGGAGGGATTTGATGAGAAATGGATTGAAAGCGGCAGCAGAAGATATGTTACTTACACAAATCTTTCTCCGGGTGAATATCATTTTAAAGTTAAATCCACTAACGCTGATGGCGTTTGGCAGGACAATACAACTGAGCTAAAAATTATTATTGCATCTCCCTGGTGGGCTACAAGCTGGGCTTATACAATTTATGTTTTGATTATAGTTATTGGGCTTTATGTGATAAGAAGATTCGAACTTAACAGAACCAAACTGAAAAATATTTTAAAGATGCGGGAGTATGAAGCAATAAAACAAAAAGAACTTGATGAAACAAAATCCCGTTTCTTTGCAAATCTATCCCACGAGTTTAGAACACCCTTAATGTTAATTAAAGGACCACTTGAGCAATTGATGAATGATGAATCCAACATAAAAAATATTGATCGTTATAAATTGATTCATCGGAATACAGAAAATCTTCAATTGCTGATTGATCAACTGCTTGAACTTACTCAACTTGAAACGGCTTCGATTCCGTTAAAAGCAAAGCTGGAAAATCTATCAAACCAAATTAGGGGATTAGCTTATTCCTTTAAATCTTTTGCTGATAAAAAAAATATTAATCTTGCATTTAAATCAGTTGAAGATTCAGTAATAGCCTGGATTGATTCTGATAAACTCGAGAAGATAATTAATAACCTTCTTTCTAATGCGCTCAAATTTACTCCGGAAGGTGGAAGCGTTACCGTCGAGCTGGTAAAAAAAATATTGAATGGAAAGAAATATGCAGAGATAACAATTTCAGATACTGGAATTGGGATTCCGAAGCAAAAAATTGATAAAATATTTGATCGATTCTATCAGGTTGATGATTCTATCCAGAGGGCGTACGGTGGTTCGGGAATAGGGCTGGCACTTGTTAAAGAATTGGTTGATCTGCACAGATGGGAGATTTCTGTAAGCAGTGAAACAAATAAAGGAACTGAATTCATTTTATTAATTCCTCTTTGGGATGATTATCTGGATGAAGATCAAAAAGTAAAATCAGAATTTCTGAATTACTCACTAGTAACTTCGGAAAAGAATAGTTCGTTTGAAGAAAATGATCATAAGGACTCAGATGAAATTGAAAACGATGAAACAGCGAATAATAAGTCATCAATACTTATTGTTGAAGATTCATCAGATGTTCGTTTGTATCTGATAGATTTATTAAAATCAGATTACACCCTTTTTGAAGCCGCAAACGGCAAAGAGGGAATAACCGTTGCAAAAGAAAAAATTCCTGATTTAATAATAAGCGACGTTATGATGCCTGAAATGGATGGAATGGAATTCTGCAGCAAAATAAAATCTGACTTTCTTACAAGTCATATTCCAGTTATAATGCTTACAGCAAAAGCCTCCGGCGAAAGCAAAATACAAGGACTTGAAACCGGCGCAGATGATTATCTTACAAAGCCGTTTAGCTCTAAGGAATTATTTGTAAGAATAAAAAATCTTCTTGAGCAGAGAAAACTTTTGAGAGAAAAGTTTAGTAAAGAAATCAATCCTGTACTTCAAAAAGTAACCTCAAATTCGCTTGATGAAGAATTTTTACAAAAAGCTTTTTCCCTTGTTGAAAAAAATATTGACAACGTAAACTTTGATACAGAAACTTTTGCAAAAGAAATGTTCTTAAGCAGAATGCAGCTTCACAGAAAATTAGAGGCGATTACAGGACAAACTCCCGGTGATTTTATAAGAACATTCAGATTAAAACGCGCTGCTCAATTACTGAAGGAAAATAGATTGTCCGTTACACAAATAGCTTATGCGGTTGGATACAATAGCCCATCTCAGTTTAGCAGAGCATTTTCCAAACAATTTAATTGCACACCAACAGAATATTTAAACACGTAG